A section of the Roseovarius sp. W115 genome encodes:
- a CDS encoding class I adenylate-forming enzyme family protein: MLSQTQSEPFPPCPAPFNLAAHVLGRADDLCDKVALAVLGLTGAERWSYARLKSAVLGTGAGLLKTGLEPGDHILMRLGNSVDFPIVYLGAIAVGLVPVVTSSQLTERETAAIVETVSPKCILRDKSVACPPTDIPQISTEALVEMRDLPPAAFEMRDPNRPAYVIFTSGTSGTPRAVVHAHRAIWARQMMFDGWYGLTEDDRLLHAGAFNWTYALGTGLMDPWTIGATALIPETGTTPEQLPLLLKRHDATIFAAAPGVYRKILGHQTSIHVPRLRHGLTAGEKLSDTIRTSWERATDTALYEAYGMSECSTFISACPSNPAAPGTLGQPQPGRRLALLGPDGPVPVGQEGTIAIHRSDPGLMLGYLNTEEETQARMQVDWFLTGDQGVMDEGGNITYLGRSDDMMNAGGYRVSPMEVEAVLNAHPDITQAAVTDIEVKQDARLIMAFYTAPNPVADAALTSYVQENLAAYKQPRGFFHVEALPTGANGKLLRRALRPIYESLHDQA; the protein is encoded by the coding sequence ATGTTGTCGCAAACGCAATCTGAGCCTTTCCCGCCCTGCCCCGCGCCGTTCAACCTGGCGGCGCATGTTTTGGGACGCGCAGACGATCTTTGCGACAAAGTCGCGCTCGCCGTGCTCGGCCTGACCGGCGCGGAACGCTGGAGTTATGCGCGTCTGAAGTCGGCAGTCTTGGGCACCGGCGCAGGTCTGCTGAAAACGGGTTTGGAACCGGGCGATCACATATTGATGCGACTAGGGAATAGCGTAGATTTTCCAATTGTTTACCTTGGAGCAATTGCGGTGGGACTTGTTCCGGTGGTGACTTCTTCACAGCTCACTGAACGCGAGACCGCAGCGATCGTAGAAACCGTTTCGCCCAAATGCATCCTACGCGACAAAAGCGTTGCTTGTCCCCCAACGGATATTCCACAGATCAGCACCGAAGCGTTAGTCGAGATGCGCGATCTGCCCCCTGCTGCATTCGAGATGCGCGATCCGAACCGGCCTGCTTATGTCATCTTCACCTCTGGAACATCCGGCACGCCGCGTGCCGTAGTCCATGCCCACCGCGCCATCTGGGCGCGGCAGATGATGTTTGACGGCTGGTATGGCCTCACCGAGGATGATCGACTTTTGCATGCGGGTGCATTCAATTGGACTTATGCACTTGGCACCGGGCTGATGGATCCGTGGACCATCGGGGCCACGGCCTTGATACCGGAAACCGGAACCACACCAGAGCAACTGCCGCTTTTGCTCAAACGCCATGATGCGACGATTTTTGCCGCAGCTCCAGGCGTTTACCGGAAAATTCTGGGACATCAAACAAGCATCCATGTGCCACGCCTGCGTCATGGGCTTACGGCAGGCGAAAAGCTTTCGGATACAATCCGGACAAGTTGGGAGCGTGCCACAGACACCGCGCTTTATGAGGCCTATGGCATGTCCGAGTGTTCCACCTTTATCTCGGCCTGCCCGTCAAACCCCGCAGCACCCGGAACATTGGGTCAGCCTCAACCGGGCCGACGCTTGGCGCTTTTGGGTCCTGATGGCCCTGTCCCGGTCGGTCAAGAAGGCACCATTGCCATTCACCGATCCGATCCGGGTCTCATGCTGGGCTATCTGAACACCGAGGAAGAGACCCAGGCGCGAATGCAGGTCGATTGGTTTCTGACCGGAGATCAAGGCGTTATGGACGAAGGTGGCAACATTACCTATCTCGGACGGTCCGATGACATGATGAACGCCGGGGGCTATCGCGTGTCTCCGATGGAGGTAGAGGCCGTGCTCAACGCCCATCCTGACATCACACAGGCCGCCGTCACCGATATCGAAGTCAAGCAAGACGCGCGCCTCATCATGGCCTTCTACACCGCCCCCAACCCGGTTGCCGACGCCGCGCTGACATCCTATGTCCAAGAGAACCTGGCCGCTTACAAGCAACCGCGCGGCTTTTTCCATGTTGAGGCGTTGCCCACTGGCGCCAACGGCAAACTCCTGCGTCGCGCCCTGCGACCGATTTACGAAAGCCTCCATGATCAAGCTTGA
- a CDS encoding helix-turn-helix domain-containing protein — protein sequence MTDRSPVNLISIARDSGTEEGAEPLNLGMRVRGLRKSKGWTLEQAARQAGLARSTLSKIENGQMSPTYEALKKLATGLEISVPQLFTPPSPGQISGRMAVTKTGQGKTHATVTYEHELLGEALSKKQMLPYRARIRARSVEEFDGWVRHDGEEFLYVLTGVIRLYTEFYEPIEMRRGDSAYYDATMGHNVVSVSDEDATILWVTSLS from the coding sequence ATGACAGATCGTTCACCCGTCAACCTGATCAGCATTGCGCGTGACAGCGGCACCGAAGAAGGCGCTGAACCGCTAAATCTTGGAATGCGTGTTCGCGGTCTTCGCAAATCAAAGGGCTGGACGCTTGAGCAAGCTGCGCGGCAGGCTGGGTTGGCGCGATCAACGCTGAGCAAGATCGAAAACGGGCAAATGTCGCCTACTTATGAGGCACTTAAGAAGCTGGCGACCGGACTTGAGATTTCAGTTCCACAGCTCTTTACGCCGCCCAGCCCTGGCCAGATCAGCGGTCGTATGGCGGTGACAAAGACCGGGCAGGGCAAGACCCATGCCACGGTCACCTACGAACATGAATTGCTGGGCGAGGCGCTCTCGAAAAAGCAGATGCTCCCTTATCGCGCTCGGATCAGAGCGCGGTCGGTGGAGGAATTTGATGGCTGGGTACGCCATGATGGTGAGGAGTTTCTCTATGTATTGACCGGGGTGATCCGGCTCTACACAGAGTTCTACGAACCCATCGAAATGCGCCGGGGCGACAGCGCTTATTATGATGCCACGATGGGGCATAACGTGGTGTCTGTCAGCGACGAAGATGCCACGATCCTGTGGGTGACGTCGCTCTCCTGA
- a CDS encoding sulfatase-like hydrolase/transferase, producing MINFLILISDEHRRDAMGCMGHPVVQTPNLDALAARGTLFDNAYTPSPMCVPTRAAIACGDHVHRTRFWDSATPYDGSRTSWMHRLREAGVHVASIGKLHFRSGTDDNGFSEEILPMHVVGGVGWAVGLLRENTPEYDAAKELAADVGTGESSYTAYDRDITDAACDWLHAPERRETPWASFVSLVSPHYPLTAPEDWAQLYDPEDMDLPVGYAPEERPSHSELANVLSFFDYDRYFDEARLKEAKAAYFALTSFMDDCVGRILTALEASGQAEDTVVLYVSDHGEMLGDHGFWTKQVMYEASAGVPMILGGPGVPKGKRVGTGTSLLDVSATALDVFGMPQVSDLPGNSLCDIARAEDDLDRTVLSEYHDGGSTTGTFMVRWRGWKYVHYVGHAPQLFDLEADPLELEDLVGRSGADARTINALAEGERRLRAICDPEAVNVQCFADQRARIDALGGEQACREAYVFNHTPTPDEQSREGSAL from the coding sequence ATGATCAATTTTCTAATCCTGATTTCTGATGAGCATCGACGTGATGCGATGGGGTGCATGGGGCATCCGGTTGTCCAAACGCCAAACCTCGATGCGTTAGCGGCGCGCGGCACGCTATTCGATAACGCCTACACGCCGTCTCCGATGTGTGTGCCCACACGGGCCGCGATTGCCTGTGGCGACCATGTGCACCGGACGCGGTTTTGGGACAGTGCCACGCCCTATGACGGAAGCCGGACGAGTTGGATGCATCGGTTGAGGGAGGCAGGTGTTCATGTGGCCTCAATCGGCAAACTGCATTTTCGCTCCGGGACCGATGACAATGGGTTCAGCGAAGAAATCCTGCCGATGCATGTGGTGGGCGGCGTAGGGTGGGCCGTGGGGCTCTTGCGGGAGAACACGCCAGAATATGACGCGGCAAAGGAGCTGGCGGCGGATGTGGGCACGGGTGAGAGCAGCTATACGGCCTACGATCGGGACATCACAGATGCCGCTTGTGATTGGCTGCATGCGCCTGAGCGCCGCGAAACGCCATGGGCGTCGTTTGTGTCGCTAGTTAGTCCGCACTATCCGTTGACTGCGCCTGAGGATTGGGCACAGCTCTACGATCCCGAGGACATGGATTTGCCGGTGGGTTATGCGCCTGAGGAGCGCCCGTCGCATAGTGAGCTTGCTAACGTGCTGAGCTTCTTTGACTATGATCGCTATTTTGATGAAGCGCGTTTGAAAGAGGCGAAGGCCGCGTATTTTGCGCTTACCAGTTTCATGGATGATTGTGTTGGACGTATCCTGACGGCGCTGGAGGCTTCGGGGCAGGCGGAAGACACGGTTGTCCTTTACGTCTCAGACCATGGTGAAATGCTGGGCGATCATGGGTTTTGGACCAAACAGGTGATGTATGAGGCCTCAGCCGGAGTGCCGATGATCCTAGGCGGGCCGGGCGTGCCAAAGGGTAAACGCGTTGGCACAGGCACCAGTCTTCTGGATGTCTCTGCCACGGCCTTGGATGTTTTTGGCATGCCACAGGTATCGGACCTTCCCGGAAACTCCTTGTGCGACATAGCGCGGGCAGAGGATGATCTGGATCGAACTGTGTTGAGCGAGTATCACGACGGAGGATCGACCACTGGCACATTCATGGTGCGGTGGCGGGGGTGGAAATATGTTCACTACGTTGGACATGCACCGCAGTTGTTTGATCTGGAGGCGGATCCGCTGGAGCTTGAGGATCTGGTTGGGCGTTCGGGAGCGGATGCGCGGACTATCAATGCGCTTGCCGAGGGGGAACGCCGCTTACGTGCAATCTGCGATCCTGAGGCGGTGAATGTCCAATGCTTTGCTGACCAAAGGGCTCGGATTGACGCGCTGGGAGGCGAACAGGCATGTCGCGAGGCGTATGTGTTCAACCACACACCGACGCCGGATGAACAGTCGCGTGAGGGTTCGGCGCTTTAG
- a CDS encoding EI24 domain-containing protein: protein MIFASFFKALSQISDPRFRKVLMLGIGLTLVLLIAATAAFLMLIQWLARDTTEVWLIGEVQWLDDLLGWTGLLAMFVLSIFLMVPVASAITSMFLDEVAQAVEDKHYRDLPPAMKVSMWDATRDTVNFLGVLVGANILALILYAFVPPLMLFIFWGMNGYLLGHEYFQLAAMRRVGRAKARDMRKANRGTIWLAGILMAVPLSVPLINLLIPILGAATFTHIFHGLKNRTA, encoded by the coding sequence ATGATTTTCGCAAGCTTTTTCAAAGCACTGTCGCAAATCAGCGACCCACGGTTCCGCAAGGTTCTGATGCTCGGCATCGGCCTGACTCTGGTTCTTCTCATTGCCGCCACTGCTGCATTTCTGATGCTGATCCAATGGCTGGCGAGGGACACAACCGAGGTCTGGCTCATCGGCGAAGTGCAATGGCTTGATGACCTGCTGGGATGGACGGGCTTACTGGCCATGTTTGTGCTGTCCATCTTCCTCATGGTGCCGGTCGCATCGGCCATCACATCGATGTTTCTGGATGAGGTCGCCCAAGCCGTTGAGGACAAGCACTATCGCGATCTTCCCCCGGCCATGAAAGTGTCCATGTGGGATGCAACACGCGACACCGTGAACTTTCTAGGCGTGCTCGTCGGCGCGAACATTCTGGCGCTCATTCTGTACGCCTTTGTGCCGCCTCTGATGCTCTTCATATTCTGGGGCATGAACGGCTATCTTCTGGGCCACGAGTATTTCCAACTCGCCGCCATGCGCCGCGTCGGGCGCGCCAAAGCCCGTGACATGCGCAAAGCAAACCGTGGCACGATCTGGTTGGCGGGCATCCTGATGGCCGTTCCGCTCTCGGTGCCGCTGATCAACCTGCTGATCCCAATCCTGGGCGCGGCCACATTCACCCACATCTTCCATGGGCTGAAAAACCGCACCGCTTGA
- a CDS encoding M48 family metallopeptidase, with translation MRWIGLIFASLLAGCVTTTEGSAPQQPAPQQRAAGTASSTPTDAQVARFRQVIARVEPVAERFCRNQRKNANCDFNIVIDRRPNQPANAYQTLDKNGRPVLAFNLAILADMRNSDEIAFVLSHEAAHHIAGHIPRQQQNATAGAIILGGLATLAGAGSGAVDAAANVGATVGARTYSKDFELEADALGTVIARRSGYNPVRGAEFFNRIPDPGDRFLGSHPPNAERIQTVRRVNAGL, from the coding sequence ATGCGTTGGATTGGCTTGATTTTTGCGTCGCTTCTGGCCGGGTGCGTTACAACGACGGAAGGGTCTGCGCCGCAGCAACCTGCACCGCAACAACGTGCAGCAGGCACAGCGTCCAGCACACCGACGGATGCGCAGGTGGCACGCTTTCGGCAAGTAATTGCGCGCGTCGAGCCTGTGGCGGAGCGATTCTGCCGCAACCAAAGGAAAAATGCGAATTGCGACTTTAACATCGTGATTGACAGACGCCCCAATCAGCCTGCCAACGCGTATCAGACACTCGACAAAAATGGACGTCCCGTCCTTGCATTCAATCTTGCGATTCTGGCGGATATGCGCAACTCCGATGAAATCGCCTTTGTTCTGAGCCACGAAGCGGCGCACCACATTGCCGGCCACATCCCGCGTCAGCAGCAAAACGCGACGGCCGGTGCCATCATTCTCGGCGGGTTGGCCACGCTTGCCGGTGCGGGATCAGGCGCAGTGGATGCCGCCGCGAATGTTGGCGCAACAGTCGGCGCGCGGACGTATTCCAAGGATTTTGAACTGGAGGCAGATGCGCTGGGTACGGTGATCGCGCGGCGTTCTGGGTACAATCCTGTCCGAGGTGCGGAGTTCTTTAATCGGATTCCGGATCCCGGTGATCGTTTCCTGGGGTCGCATCCGCCAAATGCGGAACGGATTCAAACCGTGCGTCGGGTAAACGCCGGGCTCTGA
- a CDS encoding YigZ family protein: MYQIKNVVNDRGSKYAVSGGSAVSREAVDVFLKDLKKDKKFARATHNTWAVLQRDGTPLKSDDGEAGAGMVIMRMLERAQLFDHVIVVTRWYGGKHLGGDRFRHVQDCVQAYFDARGY, encoded by the coding sequence ATGTATCAAATCAAGAATGTTGTGAATGACCGGGGCTCGAAATATGCGGTTTCGGGAGGCTCTGCTGTGAGCCGCGAGGCTGTGGATGTCTTTCTTAAGGATTTGAAAAAAGACAAGAAATTTGCGCGCGCGACGCATAACACATGGGCTGTTTTGCAAAGGGATGGCACGCCTCTTAAATCAGATGATGGTGAGGCAGGCGCTGGAATGGTGATTATGCGCATGCTGGAGCGCGCGCAGCTTTTCGATCATGTTATTGTTGTAACCCGTTGGTATGGAGGCAAACATTTGGGTGGAGATCGGTTTCGACACGTCCAGGATTGCGTTCAGGCGTATTTTGACGCGCGGGGTTATTGA
- a CDS encoding DUF6455 family protein — MADTITIKHHADLVDRMAETLGVDLEEKVLEGLLDPSTLSEAVLGCTGCADPEGCELWLQAHQGVGASSTPVMCRNASMFDTLIKGKRA; from the coding sequence ATGGCCGATACAATAACAATCAAACACCACGCAGATCTTGTCGACCGAATGGCCGAGACGCTGGGTGTCGATCTCGAAGAAAAGGTTTTGGAGGGTCTGCTTGATCCCTCGACGTTGTCAGAGGCGGTACTTGGCTGTACAGGCTGCGCCGATCCTGAAGGGTGTGAGCTTTGGCTGCAAGCGCATCAAGGTGTCGGAGCTTCATCGACGCCTGTCATGTGCCGGAATGCCTCCATGTTCGACACTCTGATCAAGGGGAAACGGGCATGA
- a CDS encoding DUF6455 family protein, which translates to MKHLALGSVQDHTMLLQNMGKVIEVDFAAVFDSESLEQEDWSGMVTSCRGCEWVGGCRKWLRAAKRGDECPMQCRNRAALAGLSAKQGALA; encoded by the coding sequence ATGAAGCACCTCGCGCTTGGCTCTGTGCAAGATCATACCATGCTGTTGCAGAACATGGGGAAAGTGATCGAAGTGGATTTCGCAGCCGTCTTCGATTCTGAGAGCCTGGAGCAAGAAGACTGGTCCGGAATGGTAACATCCTGCCGCGGATGCGAGTGGGTGGGTGGATGCCGCAAGTGGCTGCGAGCCGCGAAACGTGGGGATGAATGCCCGATGCAGTGCCGCAATCGCGCGGCATTGGCTGGGCTGTCCGCAAAACAAGGTGCATTGGCATGA
- a CDS encoding DUF6455 family protein — protein MTVHNRSLGDADRHFWINRSLARSLDVNLSESMLEKDLTAKEYATLVTRCRACKHVEECVAWLANCSAGSDCAPDFCPNAETFNRLSRAKVMRKKFVAKARRETHTGQVFDQEI, from the coding sequence ATGACGGTACATAACAGATCCCTTGGCGACGCGGACCGACATTTCTGGATCAATCGCTCTCTGGCTCGCAGTTTGGACGTCAATCTTTCCGAATCGATGCTGGAAAAAGATCTCACAGCAAAAGAGTATGCGACGCTCGTCACGCGGTGTCGGGCGTGCAAGCACGTGGAGGAATGTGTAGCCTGGCTTGCGAATTGCAGCGCTGGAAGCGACTGCGCCCCTGATTTTTGTCCGAATGCCGAGACGTTCAACCGTCTGTCGCGCGCGAAAGTGATGCGCAAAAAATTCGTGGCTAAAGCGCGGCGCGAGACACATACGGGTCAGGTTTTCGATCAAGAAATTTAA